A stretch of the Tardiphaga sp. 709 genome encodes the following:
- a CDS encoding GAF domain-containing DNA-binding protein, with protein MQLSSNSALPWEFVGRDDRVAASQSGWVFDTAMLLLTRPLDAAIAGILQVIGVDAEADRAWMFEYDADHLRFRNTHEWSRGGVGSFVQDLQHVPVTMIGWLHQRLVLGQAVMVNDIEALPRSAGALRAEFIRQNNKSVLSVPVFHDGRLVACIGFDAVKAPRRWSDEIADLFRCADLIAAARYSRPPIASAAEDSHVAYPALIYLRRAHGILGTPLTEIVGLRSSKDYTEVWLMDGAMVLDPRPLTQWLGLIPPGWFVRIHRTAVVNHQFVREVVRRSSGAWQLRLHDYGDHWPVSRAGRAELRAHLGV; from the coding sequence TTGCAGTTGTCATCCAATTCAGCCCTGCCCTGGGAATTCGTCGGCCGCGATGATCGTGTTGCGGCGTCGCAATCGGGCTGGGTGTTTGACACGGCGATGCTGCTGCTGACGCGGCCACTCGATGCGGCGATTGCCGGGATACTCCAAGTCATAGGTGTGGACGCCGAAGCAGATCGCGCATGGATGTTCGAATACGACGCCGACCATCTGCGCTTTCGCAACACCCATGAGTGGAGTCGCGGCGGGGTCGGATCCTTTGTGCAGGATCTGCAGCATGTGCCGGTCACCATGATCGGCTGGCTGCATCAACGGTTGGTCCTGGGGCAGGCTGTGATGGTCAATGACATCGAGGCACTGCCACGCAGTGCCGGTGCGTTGCGCGCTGAGTTTATTCGGCAGAACAACAAGAGTGTACTCAGTGTGCCGGTGTTTCATGACGGCAGGCTCGTCGCCTGCATCGGTTTCGATGCCGTCAAGGCGCCGCGTCGGTGGTCGGATGAAATCGCTGATCTGTTTCGTTGTGCCGATCTCATCGCGGCGGCGCGTTATAGCCGGCCGCCGATCGCCTCTGCTGCCGAAGATTCGCACGTCGCATATCCTGCACTGATCTACCTACGTCGCGCGCATGGCATTCTCGGCACGCCATTGACCGAAATCGTCGGCCTGCGCTCGTCAAAAGACTATACCGAGGTGTGGTTGATGGATGGCGCGATGGTGCTCGATCCAAGGCCGCTGACCCAGTGGTTGGGCCTAATCCCGCCGGGCTGGTTCGTTCGTATTCATCGCACGGCCGTCGTCAATCATCAGTTCGTGCGCGAGGTCGTGCGCCGGTCGAGCGGGGCATGGCAACTGCGCTTGCATGATTATGGGGACCATTGGCCGGTATCGCGCGCCGGCCGAGCTGAGTTACGTGCGCATCTTGGCGTTTAA
- a CDS encoding MBL fold metallo-hydrolase, translated as MLRFLPVVLSTLTCWAMSWVVTPALAQNAPRGSECLAMATRPPLAIPVGLQRTAAKADEVAITYAGHSTYYIDTPGGVTIATDYNGVYKLDRIPDVVTMNRAHSTHYTLYPDPRIKTVLHGWGGSGQPAQIHERIGDVLIRNVTTDIRRYYGDDAGGEMVKDGNSIFIFEVAGLCIGHLGHLHHKLDESHFAAIGRLDIVMVPIDGSYTMSLDGVSEITRRLRASVVLPMHRFMTPLSDFMTKIGKDFEIDQRSAQTLTISLNALPKAPTVIILNGV; from the coding sequence ATGCTGCGATTTCTGCCTGTTGTCCTCAGCACCCTGACTTGTTGGGCAATGAGTTGGGTTGTTACCCCAGCGCTCGCGCAAAATGCCCCGCGCGGCAGTGAGTGTCTGGCAATGGCCACACGGCCACCACTCGCAATTCCGGTCGGTTTGCAACGGACTGCGGCGAAGGCCGATGAGGTCGCCATCACCTATGCCGGGCACTCCACCTATTACATCGACACACCCGGCGGCGTGACCATCGCCACCGACTACAACGGCGTCTACAAGCTCGATCGCATCCCGGACGTGGTGACGATGAACCGGGCGCACAGCACCCACTACACGCTGTACCCCGACCCGCGCATCAAGACGGTATTGCATGGGTGGGGCGGGAGTGGACAGCCGGCGCAAATCCATGAGCGCATCGGCGACGTGCTGATCCGCAACGTCACGACAGACATCCGCCGTTACTATGGCGATGACGCGGGCGGCGAGATGGTGAAAGACGGCAATTCGATCTTCATCTTCGAGGTTGCTGGCCTGTGCATCGGTCATCTCGGCCATCTGCATCACAAGCTCGACGAAAGCCACTTCGCCGCGATCGGCCGCCTCGACATCGTGATGGTGCCGATCGATGGCAGCTACACAATGTCCCTCGACGGCGTATCCGAGATCACGAGGCGGCTGCGCGCCTCGGTGGTGCTACCCATGCATCGCTTCATGACACCGCTCAGCGACTTCATGACGAAGATCGGAAAAGATTTCGAAATCGACCAGCGCAGCGCCCAAACGCTGACGATATCACTCAATGCGCTGCCCAAGGCACCGACGGTGATTATTCTCAACGGGGTTTGA
- the ubiG gene encoding bifunctional 2-polyprenyl-6-hydroxyphenol methylase/3-demethylubiquinol 3-O-methyltransferase UbiG — protein sequence MAMQSSYSDASASSVDASEVAKFSKLSEEWWDPRGKMAPLHKINPLRLTYIRDAACRKFDRNVRSLNCLSGLRMLDIGCGAGLLCEPFTRLGAQVIGIDPSATNIAAAKLHADKGHLSIDYRCTTVEEMDVRERFDIVLAMEVVEHVVDVGAFLDRCAQMLKPGGMMVVSTLNRNWKSFALGIVAAEYVLRWLPRGTHQWDKFVTPDELAHHLSRNKLEITEQSGVVYNPLGDRWTLSSDMDVNYMVVAEEV from the coding sequence ATGGCCATGCAATCCAGCTATTCCGATGCTTCCGCATCCTCCGTCGATGCCAGCGAAGTCGCGAAATTCTCCAAGCTGTCGGAGGAATGGTGGGACCCGCGCGGCAAGATGGCGCCGCTGCACAAGATCAACCCGCTGCGTCTGACCTATATTCGCGACGCCGCCTGCCGCAAGTTCGATCGCAATGTTCGCAGCCTGAATTGCCTGAGCGGATTGCGCATGCTCGATATCGGCTGCGGAGCGGGTTTGCTCTGTGAGCCGTTCACGCGGCTCGGAGCACAGGTGATCGGCATCGATCCCTCCGCCACCAATATCGCCGCCGCCAAATTGCACGCCGACAAAGGGCATCTGTCGATCGATTATCGTTGCACCACCGTCGAGGAGATGGACGTGCGTGAGCGCTTCGATATCGTGCTGGCGATGGAAGTCGTCGAACACGTCGTCGATGTCGGCGCATTCCTCGATCGCTGCGCGCAGATGCTCAAGCCCGGCGGCATGATGGTGGTGTCGACGCTGAACCGTAACTGGAAGAGCTTTGCACTCGGCATCGTCGCCGCCGAATATGTGCTGCGCTGGCTGCCACGTGGCACGCATCAGTGGGACAAGTTCGTCACCCCGGACGAACTCGCGCATCATCTGTCGCGCAACAAGCTGGAAATCACCGAACAATCAGGTGTGGTCTACAACCCGCTCGGTGACCGCTGGACGCTGTCATCCGATATGGACGTGAACTATATGGTGGTCGCGGAAGAGGTCTAG
- a CDS encoding PH domain-containing protein: MGRYIDDILQPGEKVLYSSNLHWVVYVPAIAAWIVSAALLVLTRYAINETLVLLCLASSAVVAFAALYWSMKGWFQRWTTETDVTTLRVVHKEGFITRKTFEISIDKVASVSVNQSILGRILNYGDIAIENMGDDEEVIKMIASPLAFRSHITAR; encoded by the coding sequence ATGGGGCGCTATATCGACGATATCCTGCAGCCGGGCGAGAAGGTGCTGTATTCCAGCAACTTGCACTGGGTGGTCTATGTCCCGGCCATCGCGGCCTGGATCGTCTCGGCGGCTTTGCTGGTCCTGACGCGTTACGCGATCAACGAAACCCTTGTTCTGCTCTGCCTGGCATCCTCGGCCGTAGTGGCCTTCGCGGCGCTGTACTGGTCGATGAAGGGCTGGTTCCAGCGCTGGACGACCGAGACGGATGTCACCACGCTGCGGGTCGTGCACAAGGAAGGGTTCATCACGCGCAAGACTTTCGAGATCAGTATCGACAAGGTCGCGAGCGTCAGCGTCAATCAGAGCATTCTGGGACGCATCTTGAATTATGGTGACATCGCCATCGAGAACATGGGTGATGATGAAGAGGTCATCAAGATGATCGCGTCACCACTCGCATTTCGCAGCCACATCACAGCGCGATAG
- a CDS encoding aspartate kinase produces the protein MGRLVMKFGGTSVANIDRIRNVAQHVKREVDAGHEVAVVVSAMSGKTNELVAWCTEVSPMHDAREYDAIVASGELVTAGLLAIALQTIGIQARSWQGWQIPIKTSDAHASARIDEIDGDKLIKRFKERKEVAVIAGFQGIHPETGRVTTLGRGGSDTSAVAIAAAVKADRCDIYTDVDGVYTTDPRVVPKAQRMNKVAFEEMLELASQGAKVLQVRSVELGMTHNMPIFVRSSFDKPEDIDPHGTPPGTLICSEEEIMESHVVTGIAFSKDEAQISVRQIEDKPGVAASIFVPLAEANINVDMIVQNVSEDGKTTDLTFTVPATDYARAKETITAAKAKIGYARIDSATDVAKVSVIGSGMRSHAGVAAQAFAALSERQINIRAITTSEIKFSVLIDTAYTELAVRTLHTLYGLDKA, from the coding sequence ATGGGCCGGCTCGTAATGAAATTCGGCGGTACGTCCGTCGCCAACATCGACCGCATCCGCAACGTCGCGCAGCATGTCAAACGCGAGGTCGATGCCGGTCATGAGGTCGCGGTCGTGGTGTCGGCGATGTCGGGCAAAACCAACGAACTGGTGGCCTGGTGCACCGAAGTGTCCCCGATGCATGACGCCCGGGAATACGACGCCATCGTCGCGTCCGGTGAGCTTGTGACCGCCGGCCTGCTGGCGATCGCGCTGCAGACCATCGGCATCCAGGCGCGCTCCTGGCAGGGCTGGCAGATCCCGATCAAGACGTCGGACGCCCATGCCTCGGCCCGGATCGACGAGATCGACGGCGACAAACTCATCAAGCGCTTCAAGGAGCGCAAGGAAGTGGCCGTGATCGCCGGCTTCCAGGGCATCCATCCCGAAACCGGCCGCGTCACCACGCTCGGCCGGGGTGGGTCCGATACGTCGGCTGTGGCAATTGCCGCTGCCGTCAAGGCCGACCGCTGTGACATCTATACCGACGTGGACGGCGTCTACACCACCGATCCGCGCGTCGTGCCGAAGGCACAACGCATGAACAAGGTGGCGTTCGAGGAAATGCTGGAACTGGCGTCGCAGGGCGCCAAGGTCCTGCAGGTCCGCTCCGTGGAACTCGGCATGACCCACAACATGCCGATTTTCGTGCGCTCAAGTTTCGACAAACCCGAAGACATCGACCCGCACGGCACCCCGCCGGGCACGCTGATCTGCAGCGAGGAGGAAATCATGGAAAGCCACGTCGTTACCGGAATCGCCTTTTCCAAGGACGAAGCCCAGATTTCCGTCCGTCAGATCGAGGACAAGCCGGGCGTCGCTGCCTCGATCTTCGTGCCGTTGGCCGAAGCCAACATCAATGTGGACATGATCGTCCAGAACGTCTCTGAAGACGGCAAGACCACCGACCTGACCTTCACCGTGCCGGCCACCGACTATGCCCGCGCCAAAGAGACCATCACCGCGGCCAAGGCCAAGATCGGCTATGCCCGCATCGACAGCGCAACCGATGTCGCCAAGGTCTCGGTGATCGGATCGGGCATGCGCAGCCATGCCGGCGTCGCCGCGCAAGCCTTTGCGGCCCTTTCCGAGCGCCAGATCAATATCCGGGCAATCACCACGTCCGAAATCAAGTTCTCGGTCCTGATCGATACGGCCTATACGGAACTGGCGGTTCGCACCCTGCACACGCTGTATGGTCTCGACAAAGCGTAG